One Microcoleus sp. FACHB-831 DNA segment encodes these proteins:
- a CDS encoding glycogen debranching protein, translated as MTIWVNEQIDPSGMIHACIACCDEQQAKDCHESYEKNLTDFQKESGWIARLRTVDSWDEVPVNSLKLD; from the coding sequence ATGACTATTTGGGTAAACGAACAGATCGATCCGTCTGGTATGATTCATGCTTGTATTGCCTGTTGTGATGAACAGCAGGCAAAAGATTGCCACGAGTCATACGAAAAGAACTTAACCGATTTCCAAAAGGAGTCGGGTTGGATTGCCAGACTGCGGACTGTAGATTCTTGGGATGAAGTGCCAGTTAATTCCCTGAAGCTGGATTAA
- a CDS encoding PD-(D/E)XK nuclease family protein has product MRTPWRPFASYNLWLLFAPAVGQERWHCDMKRGFQKARQKEPSVKALLEQDTTWQRIGHLAQRGVCEFHKDTQLLHRLDGVERVAEILKLGQESAEVQERVIKILKNYHERPILLGKNIILLSRGDEGFPEPILIRYGNYLLNLYAAIDCIFREPDGTLHILDFKTGKTDFDRRQGFVYLLAAKYLYPQQPAVASFYNLESGKWSEPISATAAQLNAIQIELAIIAQQHQKDLRRYRQNPTEFSQIFPPNPGFNCQYCLFNSLCEFSVFPVTA; this is encoded by the coding sequence ATGAGAACACCTTGGCGACCGTTTGCCAGTTATAATTTGTGGCTTCTTTTCGCTCCAGCTGTAGGGCAAGAGCGCTGGCATTGTGATATGAAGCGGGGTTTTCAAAAGGCTCGTCAGAAAGAACCATCTGTTAAAGCTCTCTTGGAGCAAGACACCACATGGCAACGGATTGGTCATTTAGCCCAAAGAGGCGTCTGCGAATTTCATAAAGATACCCAGCTGTTGCACCGATTGGACGGTGTGGAACGAGTAGCAGAGATTCTGAAACTAGGCCAGGAGTCAGCTGAAGTTCAGGAGCGAGTTATTAAAATACTCAAAAACTACCACGAAAGGCCCATTTTATTGGGGAAGAACATCATCCTGCTGAGTAGAGGAGATGAGGGGTTTCCAGAACCGATTCTTATCCGATATGGTAATTATTTGTTGAATCTATATGCAGCGATTGACTGCATTTTTAGAGAGCCAGACGGCACACTGCATATTTTAGATTTCAAGACAGGGAAAACTGATTTTGATCGGCGACAGGGATTTGTTTACCTGCTAGCAGCTAAATATCTCTACCCACAGCAACCAGCTGTTGCGTCATTCTATAACTTGGAATCCGGTAAGTGGTCTGAGCCAATCTCTGCCACTGCTGCTCAACTAAATGCCATTCAGATAGAACTGGCAATAATAGCCCAGCAGCATCAGAAAGATTTGAGGCGTTATCGGCAAAACCCAACTGAGTTCAGCCAAATTTTTCCACCAAATCCTGGCTTTAACTGCCAATACTGCCTGTTCAATTCTCTTTGTGAATTTTCTGTATTCCCTGTGACTGCATGA
- a CDS encoding helix-turn-helix domain-containing protein, translating into MQQSFGQLIRQARKNKGYSQRDLAKLIPVDFTYLSKLENNRAARPSEEFIRSLAPHLDLDEEELIFLAGRIPERDEDFLKKNYQAMPALFRRMQENPDFAQKVFQEATQPEDEEEQN; encoded by the coding sequence ATGCAGCAGTCTTTTGGTCAGCTTATCCGTCAAGCCCGTAAAAATAAGGGATACAGTCAGCGCGATCTAGCGAAGCTAATACCTGTAGATTTCACGTACTTGTCTAAACTAGAAAACAACCGCGCTGCTCGTCCTAGCGAGGAATTTATTCGGTCGTTAGCACCGCACCTAGATCTGGACGAAGAGGAGTTGATTTTCCTCGCGGGTCGTATCCCCGAACGTGACGAGGATTTTCTCAAGAAAAATTATCAAGCGATGCCTGCTTTGTTCCGTCGAATGCAGGAAAATCCTGATTTTGCTCAAAAAGTCTTTCAGGAAGCTACACAACCAGAAGATGAGGAGGAGCAAAATTGA
- a CDS encoding methylmalonic aciduria and homocystinuria type D protein, translating into MRSSKLYICQPNSPMERVTESGQAVQMTIHMPSLFILNNLEQIVPDWTLPVAWVVVVLQQSRFPLAETAVYVEREKDRLREKFMRFGCAVVSHLRDQGFLADLIDPRNGYPWLSRPGEIPHDDAAVVKALLGLPVTTGNCSILNHPNWGSAVYPSILMSSASPSVIKPVLKRLAAVHGWKQPKTDLQLSISGV; encoded by the coding sequence ATGAGATCTTCAAAACTTTATATCTGCCAACCAAATTCGCCAATGGAGCGGGTTACAGAAAGCGGACAGGCAGTTCAGATGACGATTCATATGCCCAGTTTGTTTATCTTGAACAACCTAGAGCAGATCGTACCAGATTGGACTTTACCTGTTGCTTGGGTTGTTGTTGTATTGCAGCAATCCCGATTCCCATTGGCGGAGACTGCTGTTTATGTTGAGAGGGAGAAAGACAGATTGCGAGAGAAGTTTATGCGCTTCGGCTGCGCTGTGGTATCCCATCTTCGTGACCAAGGATTCTTGGCTGACCTAATTGATCCTCGCAATGGTTATCCTTGGCTTTCACGTCCAGGAGAAATTCCCCACGATGATGCAGCTGTGGTCAAAGCCTTACTAGGCTTACCAGTCACCACAGGCAACTGCTCTATATTAAATCACCCCAACTGGGGCAGTGCTGTTTACCCCAGCATCCTAATGTCTTCTGCTTCCCCGTCAGTTATTAAGCCAGTCTTAAAAAGACTAGCGGCTGTACATGGTTGGAAGCAGCCAAAAACCGATTTGCAACTATCCATTTCTGGAGTTTAA
- a CDS encoding ImmA/IrrE family metallo-endopeptidase, translated as MSVIKPHRFYSKEEIENRANDLLMRMQETPNFPPKWPLDASRVADFLDLAIVWDIIPTDEEAPIAARIFPLEHLIEINEDILKLSEGYAASTIAHEIGHWVLHINQDEADSFVEQMALGLVRGTEATVQPFLCRSASDRIYKSNANNQIDWREWQAQYFASCLLMPRYILENKRKGRDLTNWRHLYAMAEDLGVTISNLKNRLQDLGWIHIPKDSRQIYLGSAAPSRNK; from the coding sequence TTGAGTGTAATCAAGCCGCATAGATTTTATTCCAAAGAAGAAATTGAGAATCGGGCTAATGACCTTCTCATGCGTATGCAGGAAACGCCTAATTTCCCTCCCAAATGGCCTTTAGATGCTAGTCGTGTGGCTGACTTTCTGGATCTAGCTATTGTTTGGGACATCATACCGACTGACGAAGAAGCGCCGATAGCGGCTAGGATTTTCCCCCTAGAACATCTAATCGAGATAAATGAAGATATTCTGAAACTGTCTGAAGGTTATGCAGCATCGACAATCGCCCATGAAATTGGACATTGGGTACTTCACATTAACCAAGATGAAGCTGATAGTTTTGTAGAACAGATGGCTCTGGGTCTAGTACGCGGTACTGAGGCAACTGTACAGCCATTCTTGTGCCGCAGTGCTAGCGATCGCATTTATAAGAGTAATGCTAACAATCAGATTGATTGGAGAGAATGGCAAGCTCAATATTTCGCCAGTTGCTTACTGATGCCTCGGTATATTTTGGAAAATAAAAGAAAGGGACGCGATCTAACAAACTGGCGTCACCTCTACGCAATGGCAGAGGATCTGGGTGTAACAATATCTAATCTCAAAAATCGTCTACAAGACCTGGGTTGGATTCACATACCTAAAGATTCTCGCCAAATTTATTTGGGTAGTGCTGCACCCAGTCGGAACAAATAG